The following coding sequences are from one Triplophysa dalaica isolate WHDGS20190420 chromosome 12, ASM1584641v1, whole genome shotgun sequence window:
- the si:dkey-17m8.1 gene encoding LOW QUALITY PROTEIN: C-Jun-amino-terminal kinase-interacting protein 4 (The sequence of the model RefSeq protein was modified relative to this genomic sequence to represent the inferred CDS: inserted 1 base in 1 codon) — MDYSENTLCGVGELELDPDIVSEEAGKLYSELQLVVESHGAGVVESLLPILVWVLEGLASSRAQLREREEEAKKEKGEMEELLERYQSEKALRRESQERYLELDDQFEQERRAMRAREKEREKRERDLENKAREQADQLVALEEQKANLTRELNSLKHTHNKLVLSHRELLDKRKEWESEAPAFRNHAHGRYTDDVSTEAQTETTIVEEHGPKDGGVLEMMVSNSKVTDTEANHDTDQIFISDIISSTPELAYLKGLVETSSPVCSKTGSSESSSSLFDEISQVQVKEKEGNDDQKVKXEKTEEEELADDDTSSLDWNLRNTDSLYSELSELSREYVESVDQGASVRDNTDQFEQILSHYEELKRTHEMVDAARKALISRVEELTNERSALNLELASCCETITRLEGKTKEMEEETKRLRKELDTVQTEDPDASLPTSLRRFSRSEMARVVMEKNQYKERLFELQEAVRRSQALKVNKEERIPVEGKGSVWSRFNRFLGLTKGPLVPATALALTASPTTGSQQTPGDSPQQHSMRQAQTESTPSPRLRKRELYREIRSHVWGTLGKKQLHGWSIPLAVTNIKDCDPSPEPKDVPVLIHLRLLDQRDATAKLTCAIAVPPDMSGDQTCSVWAITGPASRSDVTVIDPARSNTILDQFSLPPNSPALCICAVPSIGDTAGTVWIGTQDGSVLIHSASISRRLCLQSVCLSEGVHSLTYSQGEVVAGFANGTLVFFTHNSGIWNLHSQEVLSLGTPPLQPVRCCLAKEGCLWVGYWNKVNMINVKQRKIEKSFTVSERSEQQVRFLCAAGSGVWASCRLDPILRLFDWTTGRPLQEVDLSFMVTKALGSAYLSLSTLQITALSVVSGRLWVGTGSGAIFSIPLSLSSESCSIPYCSLALAQLCFHGHRQAVKFIISAPGCSNSSNSADGAVTTSQLILSGGEGYINFRIGDDGSDGPSECVPQRSERSHMIIWQSPIPSVPSSVL; from the exons ATGGATTACAGTGAAAATACTCTCTGTGGAGTTGGAGAACTGGAGCTGGATCCAGATATTGTGAGCGAGGAGGCGGGGAAACTATACTCAGAACTACAG ttggTGGTGGAGTCTCATGGTGCTGGTGTGGTGGAGTCCCTTCTGCCCATTCTGGTGTGGGTTCTGGAGGGGCTGGCGAGCTCCAGGGCtcagctgagagagagagaggaggaggcaaagaaagagaaaggagAGATGGAGGAACTGCTGGAGAGATATCAGAGCGAGAAGGCGCTGAGGAGGGAGAGCCAGGAG CGCTATTTGGAATTGGATGATCAGTTTGAGCAGGAGAGGAGGGCAATGCGAGCaagagaaaaggagagagaaaagCGTGAGAGAGACCTGGAGAATAAAGCCAGAGAGCAAGCGGACCAAT tggtgGCTCTGGAAGAGCAGAAAGCAAATCTGACTCGAGAACTCAactcactgaaacacacacataacaag TTAGTACTGTCACATCGAGAGTTGCTAGACAAGAGAAAAGAATGGGAGAGCGAAGCCCCTGCGTTCAG GAATCATGCCCATGGCAGATACACAGATGATGTTTCTACAGAAGCTCAAACCGAAACCACCATTGTTGAAGAG CATGGTCCAAAAGATGGCGGGGTCTTAGAAATGATGGTTTCTAACAGCAAAGTTACAGACACTGAGGCTAACCATGACACAGATCAGATATTCATCAGTGACATCATAAGCTCCACCCCTGAGCTGGCCTATTTGAAGGGACTCGTTGAAACAAG CTCCCCTGTTTGTTCCAAGACAGGTAGTTCTGAATCCAGTTCAAGTTTGTTTGATGAGATCAGTCAGGTCCAGGTGAAGGAAAAGGAGGGGAACGATGACCAGAAGGTGA ATGAAAAAACAGAAGAGGAGGAATTAGCAGATGATGACACGAGTAGCTTAGACTGGAACTTGAGGAATACTGACTCTTTATATTCGGAGTTATCTGAACTCAGCCGGGAATATGTGGAAAGTGTGGACCAGGGGGCCAGTGTCAGAG ATAACACAGACCAGTTTGAGCAGATTCTTTCCCATTATGAGGAACTTAAACGCACCCA tgaAATGGTGGATGCTGCTCGTAAGGCCCTGATTTCCCGAGTTGAAGAGCTGACCAATGAGAGGTCTGCCCTGAATTTGGAACTTGCTTCCTGTTGTGAAACCATCACCCGACTGGAAGGAAAAACCAAAGAGATGGAGGAGGAAACGAAACG ACTACGAAAGGAGCTGGACACAGTCCAAACTGAGGACCCTGAT GCGTCTCTGCCCACCTCCCTCCGTCGCTTTTCACGTTCCGAAATGGCTCGAGTTGTCATGGAGAAGAATCAGTACAAAGAGCGTCTCTTCGAATTACAGGAAGCTGTGCGGCGCTCTCAGGCTTTGAA AGTAAATAAAGAAGAACGCATCCCTGTTGAAGGAAAGGGAAGTGTCTGGAGCAG GTTTAATCGTTTTCTGGGGCTGACTAAGGGTCCATTAGTTCCAGCCACAGCTTTAGCGTTAACCGCCTCCCCCACAACAGGTTCACAACAAACACCAGGGGATTCTCCACAGCAACACTCCATGAGACAGGCCCAAACAGA GAGCACTCCATCTCCCAGATTACGCAAGAGAGAGCTGTATAGGGAGATCCGTTCTCACGTGTGGGGAACTCTGGGTAAAAAACAGCTCCACGGCTGGAGCATACCTCTCGCTGTTACAAACATAAAG gACTGTGACCCTTCTCCCGAACCTAAAGATGTGCCCGTCCTCATCCACCTGAGACTGCTGGATCAGAGAGATGCTACAGCCAAG CTCACATGTGCCATCGCAGTCCCTCCAGACATGTCAGGAGATCAGACG TGCTCTGTGTGGGCCATCACTGGACCTGCGTCTAGAAGTGATGTCACAGTGATCGACCCAGCACGCTCCAATACCATTCTGGATCAGTTCAGCCTTCCACCCAACTCCCCTGCCTTATGCATCTGTGCTGTGCCCTCTATAG GTGATACTGCCGGAACCGTGTGGATTGGAACACAAGATGGAAG TGTGCTGATCCATTCAGCGTCCATCTCACGTCGCCTCTGTTTgcagtctgtctgtctttccgAGGGGGTGCACTCCTTGAC GTATTCTCAGGGTGAGGTGGTTGCAGGGTTTGCCAATGGGACTCTTGTATTCTTCACTCACAACTCAG gtATCTGGAATCTCCATTCTCAAGAAGTGCTTTCGCTGGGTACACCTCCGTTGCAGCCCGTACGCTGTTGCCTGGCTAAAGAGGGGTGCCTTTGGGTGGGATACTGGAATAAAGTTAACATGATCAATGTGAAACAACGGAAAATAGAG AAATCTTTCACGGTTTCAGAGCGAAGTGAGCAGCAGGTGCGTTTCCTTTGCGCAGCAGGAAGTGGAGTTTGGGCTTCCTGCCGGTTGGATCCCATCCTTAGGCTTTTTGATTGGACGACCGGTCGGCCATTACAGGAAGTTGATTTATCGTTCATGGTGACTAAAGCTTTAG GGTCTGCGTACCTGTCTCTCTCTACTCTTCAGATCACAGCTTTATCTGTGGTCAGTGGACGGCTGTGGGTGGGCACAGGAAGTGGTGCTATTTTCTCAATCCCCCTATCACTAA GTTCAGAGTCCTGCTCTATACCGTACTGCTCTCTGGCTTTGGCTCAGCTGTGTTTTCACGGCCACCGTCAAGCAgttaaattcattatttctgCACCAG GTTGCAGCAATTCTTCAAATTCAGCAGATGGCGCTGTTACTACCTCTCAGCTCATTCTCAGTGGAGGGGAAGGATACATTAATTTCCGTATTG gaGATGATGGTAGTGATGGTCCCAGCGAGTGTGTCCCACAGAGATCCGAGCGAAGCCACATGATTATTTGGCAGAGCCCCATCCCCTCCGTTCCAAGCTCCgtcctttaa
- the zgc:174935 gene encoding serum response factor-binding protein 1: MKVPALLLGFTLVSCLVIAGYIHSKRNQEIHLKKQAAFLNIKFRVTRDVLGEYQDQLSQSAVVLGNTKKDVDALTKELSGVKSLSQKKTKEADACKGDTKKLSEDIAAIESEKKSNQNEFIKERLRWADEGITLKKKASETSKLCAYIDQNSEEARKLCGMSELPKPQEPKVEQPNAQEPKVEQPNAQEPKVEQPKPQEPKVEQPKPQESKVEQPNPQEPKVEQPKALEPKVEQPKPQEPNVEQPKPEEAKPEKPKAEPPKPEEPKPEEPKAEPPKPEEPKAAEPKAKEP, from the exons ATGAAGGTTCCGGCCCTGCTTTTGGGTTTCACGTTGGTCAGTTGCCTGGTAATTGCTGGCTACATTCACAGCAAGCGTAACCAGGAGATCCATCTAAAAAAGCAGGCTGCCTTTCTCAATATTAAGTTCAGAGTGACCAGAGATGTTCTGGGAGAGTATCAAGACCAGCTGTCTCAATCCGCCGTGGTGTTGGGAAATACTAAGAAAGATGTGGATGCTCTAACCAAAGAGCTGTCCGGCGTGAAAAGTTTATCTCAAAAGAAAACGAAAGAAGCAGATGCCTGTAAAGGAGACACG AAAAAATTATCAGAAGATATAGCTGCTATAGAATCGGAGAAGAAAAGTAACCAGA aTGAGTTTATCAAGGAGAGACTCCGCTGGGCAGATGAGGGAATCACTCTTAAAAAGAAAGCAAGTGAGACTAGCAAACTGTGCGCTTACATTGACCAAAACTCCGAGGAGGCCAG GAAATTATGTGGCATGAGTGAACTGCCGAAACCTCAGGAACCAAAAGTCGAACAGCCCAACGCTCAGGAACCAAAAGTCGAACAGCCCAACGCTCAAGAACCGAAAGTCGAACAGCCTAAACCTCAGGAACCAAAAGTCGAACAGCCTAAACCTCAGGAATCGAAGGTCGAACAACCTAACCCTCAGGAACCAAAGGTCGAACAGCCCAAAGCTCTGGAACCAAAAGTCGAACAGCCTAAACCTCAGGAACCAAATGTCGAACAGCCAAAACCTGAGGAAGCAAAACCAGAGAAACCAAAAGCTGAACCACCCAAACCTGAGGAACCAAAACCAGAGGAACCAAAAGCTGAACCACCCAAACCTGAGGAACCAAAGGCTGCGGAACCAAAAGCTAAAGAACCTTAA
- the si:dkey-87o1.2 gene encoding uncharacterized protein si:dkey-87o1.2 isoform X2 produces MLSVHMDKIIFTPPRDLSLHYRALKPQRARMRAVSAMIFLAVCALMVIVYQAIQQELNIRNQKTSIVVSNEQVKLKEDGIVSVKMQIDDMNKKIAPLAAQRDQLKKQKEDQKKLFAQSEKDLGTCKSEKDNLEKKRTEASNILQKIKEGHEAEWKKAEQEIEDLKHKILDRDLKICEFVDLKVEETRMLCAGAKL; encoded by the exons ATGCTGAGTGTACATATGGACAAAATCATATTCACTCCACCAAGAGATCTAAGCCTTCACTATAGGGCGTTGAAACCTCAGCGTGCCAG GATGAGAGCCGTATCGGCAATGATTTTCCTGGCCGTATGTGCCCTGATGGTTATAGTCTACCAGGCCATACAGCAGGAGCTAAACATCCGCAACCAGAAAACGAGCATCGTGGTTTCCAATGAACAGGTGAAGCTAAAGGAGGATGGGATCGTATCCGTCAAAATGCAGATAGATGATATGAATAAGAAGATTGCTCCCTTGGCTGCACAGAGAGATCAGCTCAAGAAACAGAAGGAGGATCAGAAGAAACTCTTCGCCCAGTCGGAAAAGGATCTAGGCACCTGCAAGAGTGAGAAG GATAATTTAGAGAAGAAACGCACTGAAGCAAGTAATATACTTCAGAAAATCAAAG AAGGCCATGAAGCCGAATGGAAGAAAGCTGAGCAGGAGATTGAGGATTTGAAACATAAGATTCTAGACAGAGATTTAAAGATTTGTGAATTTGTGGATCTGAAGGTGGAAGAAACAAG GATGTTATGTGCAGGTGCAAAACTGTGA
- the si:dkey-87o1.2 gene encoding uncharacterized protein si:dkey-87o1.2 isoform X1, producing MLVIAVVKKNSILPYLTVENVNRVGPRSQCQESVARYRPLTNTHPHTPRDIQSYRMRAVSAMIFLAVCALMVIVYQAIQQELNIRNQKTSIVVSNEQVKLKEDGIVSVKMQIDDMNKKIAPLAAQRDQLKKQKEDQKKLFAQSEKDLGTCKSEKDNLEKKRTEASNILQKIKEGHEAEWKKAEQEIEDLKHKILDRDLKICEFVDLKVEETRMLCAGAKL from the exons ATGTTGGTTATTGccgttgttaaaaaaaactccATACTTCCGTATTTGACGGTGGAGAATGTGAACAGAGTTGGTCCGAGATCACAATGTCAAGAAAGTGTTGCGCGCTATCGCCCTCTCACTAACACACACCCGCACACACCCAGAGACATCCAGTCATACAG GATGAGAGCCGTATCGGCAATGATTTTCCTGGCCGTATGTGCCCTGATGGTTATAGTCTACCAGGCCATACAGCAGGAGCTAAACATCCGCAACCAGAAAACGAGCATCGTGGTTTCCAATGAACAGGTGAAGCTAAAGGAGGATGGGATCGTATCCGTCAAAATGCAGATAGATGATATGAATAAGAAGATTGCTCCCTTGGCTGCACAGAGAGATCAGCTCAAGAAACAGAAGGAGGATCAGAAGAAACTCTTCGCCCAGTCGGAAAAGGATCTAGGCACCTGCAAGAGTGAGAAG GATAATTTAGAGAAGAAACGCACTGAAGCAAGTAATATACTTCAGAAAATCAAAG AAGGCCATGAAGCCGAATGGAAGAAAGCTGAGCAGGAGATTGAGGATTTGAAACATAAGATTCTAGACAGAGATTTAAAGATTTGTGAATTTGTGGATCTGAAGGTGGAAGAAACAAG GATGTTATGTGCAGGTGCAAAACTGTGA
- the them4 gene encoding acyl-coenzyme A thioesterase THEM4, translating to MLGHIARRFGHQMSNGLKGMNLPHVLTKETHRHLQSPFQTICPVSMMSLWPFSGKPQDFSQPNSSWSPEMVRLYEHYNALCDAENENGEKKRGPWRKLPSYDRTIKYATGGIHLSKLVQAKARLFTRCIEEEGAAFEYVTFLNKVEKTCVCVFQAGHLLEGAPGHLHGGAIATMIDTVTGTLAGYLSGPVMTAYLNTNYRSPVPLGSVLLIHCALDRIEGKKIFVNCKVTSSDESKLHTEAAALFVSINIGPLFGTRS from the exons ATGTTAGGACACATAGCTAGACGATTTGGTCATCAGATGTCTAATGGATTGAAAGGAATGAATCTTCCCCATGTGCTTACTAAAGAGACCCACAGGCACCTCCAGTCCCCATTCCAGACCATCTGTCCCGTTTCG ATGATGTCGCTGTGGCCCTTCTCAGGGAAGCCGCAGGACTTCAGTCAGCCAAACTCTTCGTGGAGTCCAGAGATGGTTAGACTTTACGAGCATTATAATGCATTGTGTGATGCAGAAAACGAAAACggagaaaaaaagagagggCCATGGCGGAAGTTGCCCAGCTACGACCGCACCATCAAATATGCCACAG GGGGCATACATCTCAGCAAACTGGTCCAGGCCAAAGCTCGACTTTTCACGAGATGTATTGAAGAGGAGGGTGCAGCATTTGAATATGTGACTTTTCTCAATAAAGTGGAGAAgacctgtgtttgtgtgtttcaggcgGGACATCTACTAGAAGGGGCACCTGG TCATCTACATGGAGGTGCTATAGCCACCATGATTGACACGGTGACAGGTACACTTGCCGGCTACTTGTCAGGACCTGTTATGACAGCCTATCTTAACACAAACTACCGCAG TCCAGTTCCTCTGGGCAGTGTGTTGTTAATCCACTGTGCTCTGGATCGAATAGAGGGCAAAAAAATCTTTGTCAATTGCAAAGTAACCAGCAGCGATGAGTCTAAACTTCACACTGAAGCCGCAG CTCTTTTTGTGTCAATAAATATAGGTCCTTTATTTGGAACACGAAGCTAA